From the Manihot esculenta cultivar AM560-2 chromosome 3, M.esculenta_v8, whole genome shotgun sequence genome, one window contains:
- the LOC110611978 gene encoding phospholipase D Z — protein sequence MGFNFKLAISKSLLFLLLFTNLCFITVAAESHCKAWLVQSIPTDMPHLRRIPGVLSTGDVLRWLAGNSTKHLDVIAQYWQLVAHPDDSRSGDYGYSIDDMKKFGAFEGSAVYRAIEDAADRNVSIRLLQHSGVYPDYTKEPTELASGRPNVKNVTLLLGDWWGSGIVHAKVWISDNRDVYIGSANNDWKSLNQVKEVGIYLTGCRKIVKSVDTYFNNLWKLAHLNSSAHTRTVWDQQWQIERTFPCWSHFIDSKARCKSPLPEFVEVPHVAGYPMLSDPRMVKVPIETPGHNFSTLQPQLSYLSFAPPELSFGKYQADEQAWIDTIKSVGNEAIVRINTMDWLGQSQFTKPKIYWSSLSSAISEVVFSKQATVKILVAYWAHFIDNTDQYLKSLLYSNVLCSSSKFNNCSGKVEIKYYVVPGYNLTGPAMSNMTNTGNIYPAFTRVNHGKYAVSDVRAHIGTSNLVWDYFYTTAGVSFGTYNPAIVLQLQEIFDADWDSPYAVPVEEQETGHFFSS from the exons ATGggattcaatttcaaactcgcCATTAGCAAATCACTGCTTTTCTTACTTCTCTTCACCAATCTTTGCTTCATAACTGTTGCTGCCGAATCACACTGCAAAGCATGGCTTGTTCAATCAATCCCCACCGATATGCCCCACCTCCGTCGTATCCCCGGCGTTCTCTCCACCG GAGATGTGCTACGTTGGTTGGCCGGTAACTCGACCAAGCATTTGGATGTTATAGCTCAATACTGGCAGTTAGTTGCACATCCTGATGATTCTCGTTCTGGGGATTATGGATATTCAATAGATGATATGAAGAAATTTGGCGCTTTTGAAGGTTCTGCCGTTTATAGAGCCATAGAGGATGCCGCCGATCGTAATGTTAGTATCAG GTTACTACAGCACTCGGGTGTTTATCCTGATTACACAAAAGAACCTACTGAGCTTGCTTCAGGGAGGCCAAATGTGAAGAATGTGACCTTGTTACTTGGAGATTGGTGGGGATCAGGAATAGTCCATGCCAAAGTTTGGATATCTGATAATCGAGATGTGTACATTGGATCTGCAAATAATGATTGGAAATCTCTTAATCAG GTTAAGGAGGTTGGAATTTATCTCACTGGGTGTCGAAAAATAGTGAAAAGTGTTGATACTTATTTTAATAACCTGTGGAAACTTGCCCATCTTAATTCATCAGCTCATACTAGAACAGTATGGGATCAACAGTGGCAGATTGAAAGAACATTTCCATGCTGGTCACATTTCATAGACTCTAAAGCAAGATGCAA GTCTCCCCTTCCTGAGTTTGTGGAGGTTCCCCATGTTGCAGGCTATCCTATGTTATCAGATCCACGTATGGTTAAAGTTCCAATTGAAACTCCTGGCCACAATTTCTCAACTTTGCAGCCTCAACTGAGCTATCTATCTTTTGCTCCTCCTGAG CTATCATTCGGCAAGTATCAGGCTGATGAACAGGCATGGATTGATACAATAAAATCTGTTGGAAATGAAGCAATAGTAAGGATTAATACCATGGATTGGCTCGGCCAGTCCCAATTTACAAAGCCAAAGATTTATTGGTCATCTCTTTCCTCAGCAATATCAGAG GTAGTCTTCTCCAAGCAAGCTACTGTTAAGATACTGGTAGCGTACTGGGCACATTTCATCGACAACACAGATCAGTATCTGAAGTCTCTTCTCTACTCCAATGTCCtgtgttcttcttccaagtTCAACAACTGTTCTGGTAAAGTGGAGATCAAATATTACGTGGTTCCAGGTTACAACCTGACAGGACCTGCAATGAGCAACATGACCAATACAGGGAACATATACCCAGCATTTACCAGGGTGAATCATGGAAAATATGCAGTTAGCGACGTGCGAGCTCACATCGGAACAAGCAACCTTGTGTGGGATTATTTCTATACAACAGCCGGTGTCAGCTTTGGCACTTACAATCCTGCCATTGTTTTACAACTTCAAGAGATCTTCGATGCGGACTGGGATTCACCATATGCTGTTCCAGTTGAAGAGCAGGAGACAGGCCATTTCTTTTCCAGCTGA
- the LOC110611045 gene encoding protein POLYCHOME — MPESRDRLSRAIDIAALFARRRSVILGIYEDQPDLERALSGSPARPPMVATRTGGAGMSPIGHGRVGLGTPRGQTGRGRNIYRTPAVGRENTPIGSVRQGNSRGRVRPSNSVLPSWYPRTPLRDITAIVRAIERRRERLGVDRAQEIESPMPHAYGVLDSTEASPVAHLEHSKTIMSPIPSLEVKRCPPTVGKVPKILLDITNQASEDSEFLTPQKKLLNSIDTVEKEVMEELRKLKRTASAKKAEREKKVRTLMSMR, encoded by the exons ATGCCGGAATCCAGAGACAGATTGTCGAGGGCAATTGACATCGCTGCCTTATTTGCGCGTAGAAGGTCAGTGATTCTTGGGATTTATGAAGACCAGCCAGACCTCGAAAGAGCCTTGTCTGGCTCTCCGGCTCGTCCACCAATGGTAGCTACCCGTACTGGAGGAGCTGGTATGAGTCCTATTGGCCATGGAAGGGTTGGTCTGGGCACTCCAAGAGGCCAGACTGGGCGTGGCCGGAATATTTACAGGACGCCGGCGGTAGGCAGAGAGAACACGCCAATTGGGAGTGTGAGGCAGGGAAATAGCAGGGGAAGGGTTCGTCCCTCGAACAGTGTCTTGCCTTCTTGGTACCCGAGAACCCCTCTTCGAGATATCACTGCAATAGTCAGG GCAATTGAAAGGAGAAGGGAACGTTTGGGAGTAGACAGGGCCCAAGAAATTGAGAGCCCAATGCCGCACGCTTATGGAGTTCTTGACTCTACTGAAGCATCACCAGTTGCTCATCTCGAGCACAGTAAAACTATCATGTCTCCAATTCCAAGTCTTGAAGTGAAGCGCTGTCCTCCTACTGTGGGAAAAGTTCCAAAAATTCTGCTTGATATTACTAATCAAGCCTCTGAAGATTCAGAATTTCTTACACCTCAAAAGAAGCTCCTGAACTCAATTGACACAGTTGAGAAAGAAGTGATGGAGGAATTGCGGAAACTGAAGAGAACAGCTAGTGCTAAGAAGGCAGAGCGAGAGAAAAAAGTCCGTACGCTTATGTCCATGCGGTAA
- the LOC110610985 gene encoding WRKY transcription factor WRKY24 — translation MADSGAKRESRTLYSNASVSDCPSFSNLRQSVLATHSSTSRFQGQHETSQRDNGVRKKPKVDGAKLELQAEYANPSISISPLASAASFLPHSEPGIPTSGLILDHQNADCNACLSHIVKETPASDGYSWRKYGQKQVKNSNSSRSYYKCAHSDCHAKKKVQRCDHHSHIIDIVYIGDHNHDLSQNKCNVSRVSAASSKLAAGRRFVDSIQKVDGADMSICQEDPKQASVHIAESEQSSSSSYGDIRIKVEEHNGNGMDSKRFVAEHQKNSSCGIADAEVLEKLGAEPMLKKRSVYSALLLEANKEIKLVVHATADRGISTDGYRWRKYGQKMVKGNSHLRSYYRCTSTGCPARKHVERATDNAATATITYEGKHDHDMPVLKKQKGPESLGRISSAATLNGADCKKTKSLSSQRISAEWSGDLMDEKVLELGGEKALESARTLLSIGIELEHC, via the exons ATGGCCGACTCTGGAGCCAAGAGGGAATCACGTACCCTGTACTCGAATGCCTCCGTTTCTGATTGCCCCTCCTTCTCCAATCTCCGCCAAAGCGTTTTGGCTACTCATTCTTCCACTTCTCGATTTCAG GGGCAACATGAGACATCTCAACGAGATAATGGGGTGCGCAAAAAGCCTAAAGTGGATGGAGCAAAGTTGGAACTTCAGGCTGAATATGCAAATCCCTCTATCAGTATATCACCTCTTGCTTCAGCTGCATCATTTCTGCCACATTCCGAGCCTGGAATCCCAACTTCTGGGCTAATTTTAGACCATCAAAATGCTGACTGTAATGCCTGTCTTTCCCATATTGTTAAGGAGACACCTGCCAGTGATGGGTATAGCTGGAGGAAGTATGGCCAAAAGCAGGTGAAGAATTCTAATAGTTCCCGAAGCTACTACAAGTGTGCTCATTCTGATTGCCATGCGAAGAAGAAGGTTCAACGCTGTGATCATCACAGTCATATTATTGATATTGTTTATATAGGTGATCATAATCACGATCTTTCTCAAAATAAATGCAATGTGTCAAGAGTTTCTGCAGCGTCCTCTAAGCTTGCTGCAGGCAGGCGTTTTGTTGATTCAATTCAGAAGGTAGATGGTGCGGATATGTCTATCTGCCAGGAAGACCCGAAGCAGGCATCAGTGCATATTGCTGAATCTGAGCAGAGTTCAAGTAGTTCTTACGGCGATATTAGGATTAAGGTTGAGGAGCATAATGGTAATGGGATGGACTCGAAAAGATT TGTGGCAGAACACCAGAAAAATAGCTCTTGTGGGATTGCAGATGCTGAGGTCCTGGAGAAGCTTGGTGCTGAACCAATGCTGAAGAAAAG GAGTGTGTATTCAGCTCTTCTCTTGGAAGCTAATAAGGAGATTAAGCTTGTTGTGCATGCTACTGCTGATAGGGGCATCTCAACTGATGGTTATCGATGGCGCAAGTATGGCCAGAAAATGGTGAAGGGGAATTCTCACTTGAG GAGTTATTACAGATGCACATCTACAGGATGCCCTGCTCGCAAGCATGTCGAGAGGGCCACAGACAATGCTGCAACTGCTACAATAACATACGAAGGGAAACATGATCATGACATGCCAGTACTCAAGAAACAGAAAGGTCCAGAAAGTCTTGGTCGGATTTCGTCTGCTGCTACATTGAATGGTGCTGACTGCAAGAAAACAAAAAGTTTATCTAGTCAAAGGATTTCAGCAGAATGGTCAGGAGATTTGATGGATGAAAAGGTCTTGGAGCTTGGAGGTGAAAAGGCACTAGAGTCAGCTCGAACACTTCTCAGCATTGGAATTGAACTCGAGCATTGTTGA